The following DNA comes from Nicotiana sylvestris chromosome 10, ASM39365v2, whole genome shotgun sequence.
CCTGCTCTGCATGTCCGCAGCAACCCTCTActagaccacaagggtggaggcattcacatgattgagatagaggatgattgggaccacAAAGGATCGATCAGAGTAATCGcagaaggtgacgagccaaagaaatcaacagtcacccttaacccgATTGAGGTCCAGATTCAGGCTTCTGGGGACGCCGAagtgaatatgtctgtaccacttgagtttgaagcaccaccccctgcaaagatgccaacaccaattgaggtcgggtttgggtccccaaaggcacctgtGCCATTTGAGGTTGATGTGTTACCTTCCAAAGTAAGGGTGCCCATTCCGGTAGCAATGACAGCCATAACACCGTTCCACAcaaaggccataccatgggattaaacagtcgaggcaagaaggaaaggtaaaaccaagttcagagaagcagttgcggcacagggtatgaaaaggaccggcagggtttatactccagaacaCTTTGCTGAGACGATTAAGCAGGCATCAGGACGGCCAACCATCACTGAAGCTAGGCCCGACGacctctggaggaagatacaggccaaagagtatttagtcattgatcagttgaacaaaacgtcAGCCTAGATCTCTATCTTAGCTTTTATACAAAGCTCTggcgcacataagaatgccttattaaaggtgctgagtggggcgtatgtaccaagcaacatcaccagaggagaaatggcaaatatAGTGGGACatgtattggagagtcacaaaatcacttttcatgaagatgagtttcCACCAGAAGGGCTGAGCCACAACAAGgtattgcacatcaccgtgcaatgcaaggataattttatcactagggtcctgatcaattgagggtccagcctcaacatttgtccgctggtaacactcagaacattagaGAAAaggctgcatgagatcaaagatggggccattaatgtcaaagccttcgacggttcccaaaggtccactactggggaaatcagcctgtgtttacatatggggcctacttggtttgatgtcgactttcaagtaatagacgtgccgacatcttacaactttctcttgggacgaccatggattcatgccgctggagctgtaacatcaaccctacatcaggcagtgaaatttgagtggaatcaccaagaggtgatcatccatggcgacggtagcaatcccatatacaatcGCCAGACTATCCCATCGATCGGAGGAAGAAAGAAGATAGGCagagaaacctatcaccacatcgagcgagtcaacgttgttgacaaggataaatggtgggacaacaaaattgaaagcatattaaATTGGTGCGGATCTGAGccaggcaagggacttggcaagaacctccaaggaatcgctaagcctatcaaactaaagaaacatggcaccaccttcggtctgggatacgagtacaccAGGAAAGAGTTTAATGAATGGTTGCCACCATGGCACGGGCCTTATTAACCACTAGAGCATCTGATACCTCGCTTGGAGCAGATTTTCCAGCCAGCTAatgttatatatgggtcaaaagaagaggaagaactGGCAGCGATGagggatttgtttttggaagaggaTGACATGGATTGCTGTGTCATTTTTGaagaggaaggggaggaaggcccttccatacaagccaTGAGCCGAGGAGTGCGCCTCatcaattggtccatcagaaccaccagagcccggaaagcacacggggtagcaaggctgaacaagcatcatgcactatttttcattttttactagttgactttccttttgccttttaatttcgcaataagatcttcaatgttcaaaatagttatggaatttttcaaagcattttgtttttttcttatcttactcttattactttctctcatttactttatttacagtattactattacttatcttgatgaaccaacgattgtgacatGTAACGAGACAACGCGATAAACGGACTAAGGgaaagatgatataccagaagaggttgaggattttgagatcAGAcgtaagtccaacctggacaagaccgagattgttaacttgggagatgcagaaaatgtcaaagaaactcggatcagcgttcatttgtcaccggcAGAAAATGAAGAATACACAAACTTTTCTGAAggatatgaggacatattcgcctggtcgtatgacaaCATGAATGGTTTTAGTAAATCTATTGTGGCACACaagctgccaactgatccgacatgcccaccagtaaagcagaagctcacGAAGTTCAAGCctaacatgagtttgaaaatcaaggaagaagtcaccaagcaagtcaaagctaatgTTCTCAGAGTAGTAGAGTACCCAACATGCTTAGCCAACATCacgccagtaccaaagaaggacgggaaggttagagtctgtgtcgactaccgggacctcaaccgggccagtcccaaagatgacttccccttgccaaacatacacatttttATTGACAAATGCGCCAAGCACGAGCTGCAAtcgtttgttgattgttttgctgggtatcattagatctggatggatgaagaagatgctaagaaaatggccttcattacgccgtggggaatgtattgttacaagatgatgccgtttgggtgAAAGAATGTTAGGGCtgcctacatgagggccatgactaccattttccatgatatggtacacaaggaaatcgaggtatatgtagatgacgtcatcatcaagtccaagaaagccactaatcacatggaagatttgaggaatttcttcaatagactaagaaggtacaacttgaagctgaatcccgcaaaatgtgcattcggggttcctgccggaaaactacttgggctaattgtgagtcaccgaggaatagaactggatccgtcaaaggtcaaagccattcaagagttgccaccgccaaagaacaagaaggacataatgaatttcttgggaagacttaactatatcagccggttcatagcacaatctactgtcatttgtgagccaatctttaagatgttgaagaaggacgacTATGCCAAATGGACTGAAGACTGtcaaaaagccttcgacagaatcaaggagtacataTCCacaccgccagtcttggtcccgcccgagccgcgcagacctctattgctctaccttgcagtattggatgaagcattcggttgtgttctagggcaacatgatgaaatgaGAAGGAatgagcaggccatctattatctcagcaagaatttTTCCCcttacgaggcccggtattctctgttggaatgcacctgttatgctctgacttgggtagcccagaagctgaggcactatttctgtgcctacactacatacctcatatcaagaatggatctgttgaagtacatctttcaaaatcccatgcccactggcaagctagccaagtggcagatttTGTTAAGTGAATTtaacattgtctatgtgactcagaaagcagtcaAGGGACAGGCATTGGCGGAtgatcttgctgaaaatcccgtggatggagaatacgaacccctggaaatgtattttcctgacgaggtggtatctttcataggagaagacattgcagaatcctaggatggttggagaatatttttcgacggagcagcaaatttcaaagtagttggcataggagcagttctagtatcgtaaaccggtcagcattatccggtgtccgccaaactcagattcccgtgcaccaacaacatgtccgagtacgaagcctgtttcttagggctcaagatggccattgacatgaacattcaggaattgctagtgatcggggatttagacttgcttatacatcaggtcagAGAGGAATGGGcaactaagaactccaagatactcccgtatttgcatcatatacaggagttgaggaagaggttcacaaagacagagttccgaCACGTTCCcaaagtccagaatgagtttgccgatgcattagcTACCCTATTATCTATGATTCATCATCCAGGTAAGAACTTCATAGATCATATTCCGgtgaagattcatgatcagccagcttactgtgcttaTGTCGAGGAAGAGGCGGATGGAAAACctttgtttcatgatatcaaggaatacttgacaaaaggagaatacccagagctcgcAAATCCCAAtcagaagcgcacactttggaggttgtctaacaatttctttcataacggaggaatcctgtataggaggactcctgatttggtattattaaggtgtgtcgacgcaaaggaagcatccaggctactagtggaaatccatgctgggacctgcggtccacatatgaacggttttgccTTAGCCAAAAAGATACTCCAGGCttgttatttttggatgactatggaaatggactgcgCCCAAAAAGTCCGAAAGTGCCATCGCTgctagatacatgcagacatgataaaggtgcccccaaatgagcttaatgcaacaagctcgccgtggccgttcaccgcttggggaatggatgtcatcggacctatcgagcccaccacatcaaatgggcataggttcattctagtggcaattgattatttcaccaaatgggttaaaGCAGTATCatacaaagtagtgactaagaaagttgtggcataCTTTGTCCGCAACCGCATCATGTGTCGGtttggaattccagagtcaatcattactgataatggttccaacctcaatagtgatttgatgaaatccacgtgtgaaaccttcaaaatcaaacaaaagaattctacaacttacaggactcagatgaacggagccgtagaagttGCCAACaggaatatcaagaagatactaaggaaagtgatagagaaacataagcagtggcacgagaagctctcatttgctttattgggataccgcaccatagtACGCATATCAActagggcaactccctacatattggtgtatggtacagaagcagtcatacccgctgaggtagaaagtccttccttaaggatcatataggaagcagagctcgacgatgcagaatgggtgaagagtcgttacaagcaactagctcttatagatggaaaaggaatgaatgcagtttgccacggttagctctattagaacagaatgtctagagcctttaacaaaagagtcaagccgagacaattcacaccggggcagctggtgttaaagaaaatttttccggatcaagaggaagccaaagggaaattctctcccaactggtagggtccgtacatggttcaccaggttctaacaagaggagccctcatacttgcagaaatggacggagaagtttgaccaaagccaatcaattcagacgcagtcaagcaaTACTATATGTAACCtctatgctttcttttatgatgtaatttgaactacgcctgagctgattcccatttaagaggggatgcGTAGGAAACcttatgggtttggtcacaattcaataaaatttccatttcccccgctattgcaaactggggcagaattttgaggaggaccctcaaaatttcgaagttgattccagccatttatcattaacggCCGTCAAGAGtagcaacccagtaaactggggcagaattttgaggaggaccctcaaaattcccaagcaagcgaagttgcaatgtcttgaaccatgtcGTAATCGTCAGTTtatctaaaaaaaattattattaattatgtacttatattatgcttttactaaatcatgcgtGTTCATTACTAAAATTTctttgtttagcaacactacctcaatgatacgtacagtatcaccatatcaaagtcgagcaggtcaagcaaagccagcggggatacgaactaacttttccccctcaacaaactaacatttttctttggatacaggcacttgagttgcaaaatcatcaaatgtaCTATACGCTcgctcacaaagttcaggaatacaactctccgaaccattgcacttgctcgcaactgctatccgcacaacagtgtccccaacatgcacaatatccccagcaatcacgataccgcaatccgctatcagctaagaaaactctattgacATTTGCCATTTGCCATTTCTACTTCAtccataaggctaccattctgccttccgaggttaggctctacctccatctgcattctctgcattgcataaggctaccattctgccttttgaggttaagctctacctccatctgcatttcgctgcattgcataaggctaccattccgccttccgagactaagctctgtctccatctgcatttcctgcattgcataaggctaccattctacctttcgaggttaagctctacctccttcTGCATTtcgctgcattgcataaggctaccattctgccttccgagactaagctctgtctccagctgcatttcttgcatagcataaggctaccattttgctttccgagactaagctctgtctccatttgcatttcttgcattgcataaggctaccatcctGCCTTCcaggactaagctctgtctccaactgcatttcttgcattgcataaggctacaattctgccttccgggactaagctctgtctccacctgcattttttgcattgcataaggctaccactctgcctttcgagactaagccttgtctccacctgcatggctgaaatatcgccactttatttatgcCTCGTGtggatgaaatatcgccactttatttatgtctcacatggctgaaagatcgccaccttcatctACATATTgtatggctgaaatatcaccacttttatttttcttgcatggctgaaatatcaccactttctatttacatcttgcatcggctgaaatattgccaccttcatctacatcttgcacggctgaaatatcgccacttttattttcttgcatcggtgaaatattgccactttctatttacatcttgcatcggctgaaataccgccacctcatttacatttttgcatggctgaaatatctccactttctatttacatcttgcatcggctgaaataccgccacctcatttacattcttgcattgcCTAAAAGATCGCCTCCTTTtgtatctcatgggctgaaagattgccaaattgtccgaaggcatcattgttcgaaggcgccattttcatagcccgagaatgccatgccatggcttgaggaccgcattttatcttttgcatatcattattcaaaggcatcatagctcggaggcatcatcctcatagcccgagagcattatttcatggcctgcgaatcctttattatactcttcatggcccaggacatcatggtctgaggacgtcatcttaaccgtccaaagacaacattcatggtccaacgggaacttacatcacgtttaaaattatgcacaatatatgttcgtATTGCTCATTTGTAAGTAAACCGGCTAGCAATGGCCATCTCAGTAGGAGAGATCCCGCTCTAGTTCCCGCATCCCTACTAGACTATAACCATCCACCCCAACCCGGATAtctcgtccgttcttgaaaaaatCTCCGTCAACATATTTCgctgatggatcctgaactacatatggcctgattcctgtaagaccagggatatgaaGGAAGCTCAGGAACTAGAGCACGGTCAAATTCTTCAAGgcgtttcgttcggtcaaaattggccatcatatctttacctgacaactctttcatccttttcgagtaaagaggggcagttgttgatacccaatttttccctgtatatttttcatatatacaaaatactttcaataTAACATATGtacacatatataagcatgcccaagtgttttagtattttcccaatttttaaaagatttttaagaCCAATATattgtccattttagcagtacaaaatcaataattgctcccaaaatcatcaattttggtaaataatttattttattctcatatttataccaaaa
Coding sequences within:
- the LOC138879300 gene encoding uncharacterized protein, giving the protein MDLLKYIFQNPMPTGKLAKWQILLSEFNIVYVTQKAVKGQALADDLAENPVDGEYEPLEMYFPDEVELLVIGDLDLLIHQVREEWATKNSKILPYLHHIQELRKRFTKTEFRHVPKVQNEFADALATLLSMIHHPGKNFIDHIPVKIHDQPAYCAYVEEEADGKPLFHDIKEYLTKGEYPELANPNQKRTLWRTQMNGAVEVANRNIKKILRKVIEKHKQWHEKLSFALLGYRTIVRISTRATPYILVYGTEAVIPAEKWTEKFDQSQSIQTQSSNTICNLYAFFYDVI